One window of the Archangium primigenium genome contains the following:
- a CDS encoding GNAT family N-acetyltransferase — translation MEAGYELVVEVPSAEDYRRLRVVSGLSPKSAEAAAAGLPRTLFAVVIKTGGQVVGMGRVVGDGGLFFQVVDIAVEPQHQGRGLGKAIVGRLVEHLRATAPVSAYVSLIADGDAHRLYEQFGFKPTAPASIGMAFVVR, via the coding sequence GTGGAAGCGGGTTATGAGCTGGTGGTCGAGGTGCCCTCCGCGGAGGACTACCGGCGGTTGCGCGTCGTGTCGGGGTTGAGCCCCAAGAGCGCGGAGGCCGCGGCGGCGGGTCTGCCCCGCACCCTGTTCGCGGTGGTGATCAAGACCGGGGGGCAGGTGGTCGGCATGGGGCGGGTGGTGGGCGATGGCGGCTTGTTCTTCCAGGTCGTGGATATCGCCGTGGAGCCCCAGCACCAGGGCCGGGGGCTGGGCAAGGCGATCGTCGGCCGGCTCGTGGAGCACCTGCGCGCCACGGCCCCGGTGAGCGCCTACGTCAGCCTGATCGCCGATGGGGACGCCCACCGGCTCTACGAGCAGTTCGGCTTCAAGCCGACGGCCCCGGCCTCCATCGGCATGGCCTTCGTGGTCCGCTAG